In a genomic window of Scomber japonicus isolate fScoJap1 chromosome 17, fScoJap1.pri, whole genome shotgun sequence:
- the opn8b gene encoding opsin 8, group member b: MDIYSSTLSPALDIGTGCYLLVLAVLSILGNLLVLIMAFKRSSKMKPPELLSVNLAVTDLGAAVTMYPLAVASAWNHHWIGGDVVCIYYGLAGFFFGVASIMNLTILAIVRFIVSLNLNSPKEKISWTKVKILCLWSWLYALLWALFPLLGWGRYGPEPFGLSCSLAWGQMRHEGFSFVISMLTFNLILPSVIIFSCYFGIAIKLYYTYKNSTNGNQIPNMIKLQRRLLIIAVLISVGFIGCWAPYGVLSMWSVLGDSNTIPPEVTLLPCMFAKSSTVYNPIIYYIFSQNFKREVKQLRWLCLGSNPNQVSNSINDNCIYLVSAGMKPKETARSTLHQIMESKAETLD, encoded by the exons CTGTTCTCTCCATCCTGGGAAACCTGTTGGTTCTCATTATGGCGTTCAAAAGGTCATCAAAGATGAAGCCACCAGAGCTGCTGAGTGTTAATCTGGCAGTGACAGACCTAGGGGCAGCTGTCACCATGTACCCTCTGGCTGTGGCTTCTGCCTGGAACCACCATTGGATCGGGGGAGATGTTGTCTGTATTTATTACGGCCTGGCAGGATTCTTTTTTGGCGTGGCCAGCATCATGAACCTTACTATCTTGGCCATAGTGCGCTTCATTGTGTCACTCAACCTGAATTCTCCCA aggAAAAAATCAGCTGGACGAAGGTGAAGATACTGTGCTTGTGGTCATGGCTGTACGCATTGCTCTGGGCTCTGTTCCCCCTCCTGGGCTGGGGACGGTACGGACCGGAGCCCTTCGGCCTGTCCTGTTCTCTTGCCTGGGGGCAGATGAGGCATGAAGGCTTCTCTTTCGTCATCTCCATGTTGACTTTCAACCTCATCTTACCTTCGGTCATCATCTTCTCCTGCTACTTTGGCATCGCCATCAAGCTCTATTATACCTATAAAAACTCCACGAACGGCAACCAAATCCCCAATATGATCAAGCTCCAGCGAAGGCTGTTAATA ATTGCTGTTTTGATCAGTGTAGGCTTCATAGGCTGCTGGGCTCCATATGGTGTGTTAAGCATGTGGTCAGTTTTGGGTGACAGTAACACCATCCCGCCTGAAGTCACTTTGCTGCCTTGCATGTTTGCAAAGAGCTCCACCGTATACAACCCCATAATCTACTACATCTTCAGCCAGAACTTCAAAAGAGAGGTAAAGCAGTTGCGCTGGCTGTGTCTAGGCTCCAATCCAAACCAAGTCTCCAACAGCATCAATGACAACTGCATTTATTTGGTCAGTGCTGGCATGAAACCCAAAGAAACTGCCCGGTCTACTTTACACCAGATCATGGAGTCAAAGGCAGAGACTTTGGATTGA